ATATAGATCTTTTTATTATGTTTATTATTAGGATCGGACTTTTCTGTTGATAACTTTTATTTCTGTTTAAAATCATACGGTAAAGTTAAAACTAACCTGTGATCTGATCGCGATCAAACTCAAGATAACATGGGGATAGATCGGGTAGTTATCCACAAGGGTGATCATTGAGCAGATCGGACTGTGAATAGTACAGAGTTATGATCGCTAAAAATAATAGCTTATCCACAAACTTATACTTATAAGTAATATATTGTGGATAAGTATGATCTAATCTGTGAGTTGATCACGATTTATGCAGACAATGATCGGATATCTATATGCTTAGATAAGATGTTGCCATTGCAATAACCACGCTAGAGCAGGTTCTTCTGGTATTGGGTCTCGTTGCACATCGATTTGGATCTTATCCACAATGGCTTTAGATCCATTTTGCAAAAGTAGTGCGGTTATTTTTTCTGGCCCTTGGCAGAAAGTATCGTAACTAGAGTCACCAATTGCACATAAAGCGAACTTTATATGGTTAAGATCGGGCATTTCGATCATTAATTGCTTATGAAATGGCACTATGTTGTCGGGAAGATCGCCTGCTCCATGAGTAGAACATACAAGGATCCACACTGAAAAATCTGCTAATTCATCTATATTAGGCTCAATAAATACCTTTGTTTGATGGTTTAACTCATCAAGTTGAGCTGCCATTTCATCGGCAACATATTCTGAACCGCCTAATGTTGTGCCTACTAATAATGCTACTTTTGCCATCTTGACTCCGAATTATTAAATTTATTCATCTATTTTACGCTTATTTTTCATTGCGCTGTGCGAGTAATATCAGTATTTTCTTAATTACTATTTAACAATAAAACAACAGGTTTTAATGAATCTTGCTGATATTACTAAACAGCTAGCTGACCTTGCATGGGGTCCTCACATGCTTATTTTACTCGTTGGCGGTGGCTTATTCTTCCTTATTTATTCTCGTTTTGTGCCTTTTAGGTACATAGGTCACGCTATTAATGTCGTGAGAGGTAAATATCCTGATGATGGCGCCGAAGGGCATATCAGCCATGCTGGGGCGTTATCCAGTGCTATGGCCGGTACCGTGGGAATGGGAAATATTGGTAGTGTTGCTGTGGCTATTATGGTCGGTGGTCCGGGAGCTATTTTCTGGATGTGGATCAGCGCTATTGTTGGTATGGCGACCAAGTTTTTTACTTGTACTTTGGCTATTATGTATCGTGGTAAAGATGAAAATGGTGATGTACAGGGTGGCCCTATGTACATTATTACTCAAGGGTTAACTAAAAAATGGCATTTTTTAGCGGTATTTTTCTGTGTTGTTGGCTTAATTGGTAATTTCCCGCTGTTTAACTCAAATCAATTAGTACAGATAATCCGCGAGTGGTTATTTGTTAAACCGGGTCATTTTCCGGCGGATCAATCGACTTTTTGGCTTGATTTGAGTTTAGGGATAGTTGTTATGGTGATAGTGGCAAGCGTTATTCTTGGTGGAATTAAGCGTATTGCGACCGTAGCATCTAAAGTTGTGCCGATGATGATCTTAATTTACATGAGTTGTGCCGCTTATGTGATTGTGTCAAATATTGAGCAAGTACCTGGCTATTTTAGTCTTATTTTCACTGAAGCATTTTCGTTAAATTCGGTTGGCGGCGGAATTTTAGGGACAATGTTAATTGGTATTCGCCGAGCGGCATTTTCGAATGAGGCCGGAATTGGTACAGAGGTTATGGCTCATGGCAGTGCCAAAACTAATGAACCAGTAAAAGAAGGTTTAGTGGCCATGTTAGGCCCTGCTATTGATACATTATTAGTCTGCACTGCAACAGCGATGATTATTTTAATCTCGGGTGTGTGGCAAGGTACTGATGCTGAAGGGGTAAATTTATCGGCGCAGGCATTTGAAATTACGATGCCAGGTATTGGACCATATTTGCTTATTTTATGTGTGGTGTTTTTTAGTATTAGCACCATTTTTACTCAAGCATTCTATGGTGGCCAATGTTTTGCCTTTTTATTTGGTCGTAAACGTATTCGTTTTTATCAGTACTTTTATTTATTAGCTATTTTGTTTGCTGCGACAGCCAGCTTGCAAGAAATTGTGAATATTATTGATGCTGCTTATGCATTGATGGCGATACCGACGATGACGTCTGCTTTATTGTTAGCTCCTAAAGTTAGGGCTGCAGCAAAAGATTATTTCTCTCGGTTAGATGCTAATCGTTAACTGTAATGTATAAAAAAACGAGCCAAAATGGCTCGTTTTCATTTTTATTGATTCATTACAACTATCAAATATTGTATTTTATTTAAGTGCTAAGTGCTAAGTGCTAAGTGCTAAGTGCTTAGCATGAAAACGCAGATGGTCTTCAATAAACGTTGCGATAAAATAATAGCTGTGGTCATAACCTGGCTGCATTCTTAGTTCAAGCGGATAACCTTTGTCTTTAGCTACTTGAACTAAGGCTTGTGGTTTTAACTGCTCGTCTAAAAAGTTGTCATTACTGCCTTGATCCACCAGCGTGGGCACAAATTGTTGGCTATTGGCCATTAACTCGCAGCTATCGTATTGTTGCCATTGCTGCTGATCATCACCTAAATAACCACGGAATGCTTTGATGCCCCATGGGCAGTCCATTGGGTGACAAATAGGACTAAATGCTGACAGGCTGTTATATCTGTGCGGATTTTTTAATCCTATGGTTAACGCGCCATGTCCACCCATTGAGTGGCCGCTAATACTGCGTTGCTCTGTTACTGGGAAATGGGCTTCAATCAGTGCTGGCAATTCGTTTACCACATAATCATACATTTGGTAATGCTGACTAAAGGGTGGTTTGGTGGCATTTAGATAAAAGCCTGCACCTAAACC
The nucleotide sequence above comes from Shewanella sp. Arc9-LZ. Encoded proteins:
- the mioC gene encoding FMN-binding protein MioC; the protein is MAKVALLVGTTLGGSEYVADEMAAQLDELNHQTKVFIEPNIDELADFSVWILVCSTHGAGDLPDNIVPFHKQLMIEMPDLNHIKFALCAIGDSSYDTFCQGPEKITALLLQNGSKAIVDKIQIDVQRDPIPEEPALAWLLQWQHLI
- a CDS encoding sodium:alanine symporter family protein; this encodes MLILLVGGGLFFLIYSRFVPFRYIGHAINVVRGKYPDDGAEGHISHAGALSSAMAGTVGMGNIGSVAVAIMVGGPGAIFWMWISAIVGMATKFFTCTLAIMYRGKDENGDVQGGPMYIITQGLTKKWHFLAVFFCVVGLIGNFPLFNSNQLVQIIREWLFVKPGHFPADQSTFWLDLSLGIVVMVIVASVILGGIKRIATVASKVVPMMILIYMSCAAYVIVSNIEQVPGYFSLIFTEAFSLNSVGGGILGTMLIGIRRAAFSNEAGIGTEVMAHGSAKTNEPVKEGLVAMLGPAIDTLLVCTATAMIILISGVWQGTDAEGVNLSAQAFEITMPGIGPYLLILCVVFFSISTIFTQAFYGGQCFAFLFGRKRIRFYQYFYLLAILFAATASLQEIVNIIDAAYALMAIPTMTSALLLAPKVRAAAKDYFSRLDANR
- the fghA gene encoding S-formylglutathione hydrolase; this translates as MTIESISSTKAFGGWHKQYSHQSSTLNCTMRFAIYLPPQAESQKVPVLYWLSGLTCTDENFMQKAGAQRIAAELGMAIVAPDTSPRGEGVADDTDGAYDFGLGAGFYLNATKPPFSQHYQMYDYVVNELPALIEAHFPVTEQRSISGHSMGGHGALTIGLKNPHRYNSLSAFSPICHPMDCPWGIKAFRGYLGDDQQQWQQYDSCELMANSQQFVPTLVDQGSNDNFLDEQLKPQALVQVAKDKGYPLELRMQPGYDHSYYFIATFIEDHLRFHAKHLALST